Within the Nitrospira sp. genome, the region CGCTCCACTGTCTTGTCATGGGCCACGCAACATCTGCGCTCCGCTTCGCTCCACACGCGCGAAAAGCCGCGGCGGCCCGCCTGCTGACTACATAGCGTATCGGAAATTCCACTGGCGCCGCGTTGACGGCCCGAAGCAAAACGGGGCCATGACGCGAACGCCACGGCCCCGCTTGAACTCTCCACCGGCGGCAGACAGCGTCTCCGCAGCCCGGCGCGCTCGCCTACTGCTTCACTTCTTCCAACGGAACCCGGTCGGCGAGCCGAACCTGCGTATCGTCAATTTCGAAGACGATCAGCTCGCCACATACGAACGAGCGATCGCGGCCGGCGAGTTCTTTCACGCCGTCGAAACGCTCACCCGGCAGCAGCCCTTCGCCGTCAAACGCGTCCGGATCGAGCTGGTCAGTCTCGTCATCATCAAAGCCGAAGAAGTTCGGATCGCCTTCCATATCGAAATCGAGACCATTCGGGTCGCCGAAGTCGTTTGGGTCGCCATCAAACGCCGGATCATCAAAGTCGTTCGGGTCACCCGCGTCAGGGAAGTTCGGATCGGACTGCGCGCCCTGCTCATTGAGCGGCGGCATGTCGCCGCGCGGCGACGGCTGCATGATGACCGCGCCCTCATTTACCAGCCCGATGCCGCTCAGGTCCCAGGCCTCGGCAAATTCGCCCGACTTCGCGTCAAAGTCGAACTCCGCCAGCAGGCGAATGCGGTCCGGGCAACGGTAGCGCAGCACGACTGACTTGCCCGCGAACACCAGCGCCGACTGCTCCACGCCATTCACGCGGAACTTGATGAACATGTCCGTTTCCGTCACGTTGTCGAACGCGATCAGCGTCGCCGTCTTGACGTCCACGTCTCTCAGATCGTTCGTGGGGTTGGTCACGACCTCGACGCCCGGCGGCAACAGAACATCCAGTCCGCGGCCATCCGCGCCGAGCGGCGCATCCGCCACGCGAATATCCGTGTCCTGAAGGTTGTCGATCGTGCCGTTGACGGCGTCCGCCGCGGCGCTGATCAGGCTCTGCAAATCAGCAGCGGACGGGCATCCGGCGACAGACAGGGTGGCAAGACAACTCAGCGGCAACCAATAGCGCAGGCGCATGCGACGACTCCTCGAAAAGTCAGCTCAATCGGGACCTGCCGCGGCGACAGAACCGCGAACGGCGATTGATAACGGCTGTTGGACTTGTCGGTCGGATTGAACAGCGGCTTCGATGTGAGGCGATGTTGAACTACTCGCGCAGATTCAGCCGCTTCAGCAGCGCATCGCGTCGCGGTCCATAGCGGCTTTCAAGCGTTTTCGCGTCGATTTCGCGCAATTCGAACTCGCCCATCCTGAACGAGCGCATCATGCCGCGCGCATCGCCGATAAATCGGCCCGGGCTCGGCGTTAGCGCCTCTTCGATCTGCCACGCGTAGGCGCCCGAATCCGGCGCCGCCGGCCCGAGCGGCGAGATCAGCGCCCAGGTCAATTCCCGCACGGCCGGATCGAGCGTCCGGAACGCGAGCGGATCGCCCGCCTCGATGCCGATCAGTCCCGGCGCCAGCCGCATCCACGGCAGGCTCAGATACTCCGGCCCGCACGTCATCGGCGGCAGGGTCTCCGGCTCGCCCTGGTTCTGCGAACTCTGTGTGGTCAGCAGCAGCGAGGCCCCTTCTCGCACATAGCGGTCCACCCGGCGACCCGGCGCGGTCTCATCCCCCGGCGGCGGAATCGCGGCGGTCTCCAGCTCGGTCAGTTCCGTGAGCAAATCAAACGACGCGAAGCTGTCCAGCCGGGTATACACCGATGAGCCATCCTCCTGAAAGCGGAGTGATCGCTCGCGCAGACGAATCCCCGGCTTGCCGCCCGCGCCGGCGATCCCGCGCCGCTCCCGCTCGAACTGACGCGTGAGAAAACCCACCGCCGCGCCGCTGTTGATGATCTCAAACGCGCGTACGTCGGCATCGACATCGATGCGATGCGCGAAACGCTCCAGTCGACTGAATTTCATTTCCCGGCCGCGCTGAAACGCGGCGCGCAGCGAGGCCGCGTCACGCCCCTCCAGAGGCAGGCGGATCGAACGCGCATACTGGGCGGCCTCGGCCCGAAGCGACTCCAGATCCGCCCCCGCGGCCTTGGCCGTGAAGCGCGTCGCCAGAATGACGTCGCGGCGCAGCTCGATGATGAACCAGAAGGCCCGCACTTCCCCATCAGCATTGAGGCGTTGATACTCCAGTTCGATCGCGTCGCGGGCCTGATGCTGAACCGTCTCGCGCCGCGTCTCGGCGCCTTCATCTTTCAGAACCTGGACCCCGACCTGTCGCACCCATTCGGACGTGGCGATCGCGTCGTTGTTCTTGAAAACGATCACCTCGATCGCGGCGCGCTTCGTCGCCGGCAGACCACGCAGCAACCGCAGCGAATCACCCGGCCCCGGCGTCAGGGAGCGGTCATATTCCCAGCCAGCAGGGATGTTCATCGTGAATTCAAACTCGGGGCTCTCGAAACGGATGGTGGGATATTCGGCGGCGCCCGATTGGGCCGGAGCGAACGGGCAGAGCGCGGCCAGCGCCGTGGCCAGTACTGATGTCCCAAACACCGCGCGCCGGCGGGCGCCCCGCGCGCCGGAGACCGCGTTCCAACTGCGCCCGGCTGCGCGGTTCGCGCCGGACCTGCGCCATCGATTTCTCGCCATGCTACGCGCTCCGCGACGGTCTGAGTTTCCGACGTTAGCATTGTAGGCCAATCGGCGGCGCGCCGCGGCGCTTCGCCCTCAACTTCACGGAGGCGACCATGACATTTCCCCGCACGATCGGACTCATCCTGCTCTGCGCGCTATGCGCCGGCCGCCCCGCGCTGGCCGATGGCGGTGAAACCAGCGAGGCCCGCCTGCTGGAAATGTCGCGTGAACTCGTCGCCGAGGTCGAGCGCCTCCGGGGCTGGAAGTTCAAGCGGCCCGTCACCGTCGAAGTCTATTCCGAGGCGCAGCTCCGCGAGCACCTGCTGATGATGATCCAGCGCGAATACGGCGACGGCCGGCTCGAGCGGCTCGGCGCCTATATGCGGCTGATCGGCCTGTTGCCGCCGGATGTCAATCTGCGCGAAAAGACGATGGAGCTGCTGCTCAATCAGGTCGGCGGGTTCTACGACCCGACGGATAAGAAACTGCGGCTGCTGAAGCGTGAGGGCGTCGACTATGGCGAGCTGATGAACAGCGTCCTGATCGCGCACGAACTGACGCATGCGCTCGACGATCAGCACACGCCGCTGACGGAGCTGTATCACAACGCCTCGAAGAGTGAAGACTACGGCATGGCGATCAGCGCCGTCATCGAGGGCTCCGCTACCGTGCTGATGACGCGTTATATGCTGGAGAAAATGACCAGCGGCGATTTCGAGGACGAGAAACTCGCCGAACTGATGGCGTCGGAGATGAAGCGCTCCGAGCCGTTGATGACCGCCCCGCCGTACTTTCGCACGCTCGTCGCCAACTACATGTGCGGAATGGCGTTTCTGACCAAGAACGACCCGACCGTCATGGCCGGCTGGGCGTCAGGAAATGGCCAGGGCGTCGGCGAACAGATGCTGGCCGCCACGCGCGATCCGCCGGTGTCCACCGAACAAATCCTGCACCCCGAAAAGTACTGGGAGAAGGAGAAGCGCGACGCGCCGGTCGAGTTCGATGATGGGCCGATCGTAGCCGCCCTCGAAAAACTCGGCGGCTTCGTGACACACACCGACACGCTCGGCGAGTTGCTGTGCGCCACGGTCACCACGGATGAGCAGCTCCCGTTCGACATGATGGGCGCCGGCATGCTCGCCGCCTGGACCAATCAGGCCAGTACCGGATGGGGTGGCGATCGCCTCTTCATGCTCGTGGACGGGAAGGACCGCGAGACCGCGCTCAAGGAATTCACGAATCCCCGCGTGCTTTGGATCACCGCTTGGGACACGCCGACGGATCGCGAGGAGTTCATGAAGGAATACGTGTTTCAACGCGAGTTGGCGGGCCGCCGGGAATCAACGCTGGGCGATCGCGTCGCGATCTACTCATTCGGCCTGACCCAGGTCCAGCACGATGACCTGCTCAAGACGCTGGAACGCGGCGCCTTACGCGCCAAACGGGCCGGCCGCGCTTGGCCCGTATCGGAGCGATAATCAGGCAAGGCCGCAATCCCGAACAACTTTCTCACGAATTCGGGCGACGCCGGAATACACGGCGTCGCCCGTGACATTTGAAGTCGGAGGCGCGGCGCCGCCAGACGGGCGTCGCAAGCCGGGGGTATCGTTGAGGGTCTTTGGAGGGGCCCTGCCCGGCGTTGCTGTCCCAAATTTCGGCGAGGAACCCACCCGTATGAGAGGTTTATTGACACTGACGGCGCCCTACCTGGCGCTGGCGGCGATGTCGCCCTACGCTCTGGCGGCCCCGCGCGATGTCCAGATCCGCTCCGTCGACTTCACCACCAATGTGGTCGAACTGCACAATTTTGGCGCCGGAACCGAGCCCCTCGACGGCTGGCGCTTCTGCACCCAGGACGAAGACCAGATTCTCGTCTATTCGCTCGCGACCGGCTTGAACGGGCGCTCGCTGGCCCCAGGTGGTTCGCTCTTTATCCACATGAACAACGACGCCCCGCTCAGCCCCGACGCCATCAACGCTTCGACCGTCGGCGCTTTCGCCGGGCCGGTTGACGCCGGACCCGGCGCCTATGCGATGAGCCTTTACTTCCCCCCGGTCGTTTTCTCGAATCCCGGCGCCATGGCTGACCACATCATGTGGTCTGTCGGCGGCCTCGATAACACCGTTGCGGATGAACGCGCCGACGAGGCCCGCAACGGCGGCCTTTGGGTCGACGACGCCAGGTGGATCGCGACCACCAACGTCTCCCTCCGCATCGACCTGCTCGATACAACCGGCGGCGTCCTGCACGAGCCAAACGACTACTTCGTGACGGAGCCGACCGTCGATCCGAACGGCCCCAACGATCCGAATTGTCCGCTCCCCGGTTGCTCGGCGGACCTTGACGGCGATTGCGCCGTCGGATTGCCGGATCTCGCGGGCCTGCTGGCGGCCTTTGGGCAGACGCTCGGCGACCCCGGCTATGACCCGCGGGCGGATCTCGACAACAGCGCGGCGATTGATCTGGCGGACCTGGCCGGCCTGCTCGCCCAATTCGGCGACGATTGCAACTGACCGCCGGCGCGTCGCGAAGCCGCGCCGGCTGATGACGGCCTGTGAGATACTCGCCCTCACAGGCAGTTTCCCCTTGGCCGCCGTCGAGGACGTTCCTCGACGGCGGTCTTTTTTCTTCAAGATGTCGAAGAAGTTGAGCCCGGGCGCACTCGCCCTACAATGCCGCCCGTTAGCGGCAAATTTGACCCAATCAACGAAAGAGGAAGCCATACGCCATGGAACGCACGCTGATCATTTTCAAGCCGGACACGATGCACCGCATGCTGGTCGGGCGGATTCTGTCCCGCTTCGAGGACAAGGGGCTCCGCGTCGTCGGGATGAAGCTGCAGCAGTCGCCCAAGTCGCAGGTTGAAAAACACTACGAAGTGCACAAAGCGCGCCCGTTTTATCAGGACCTGGTGAACTTCATGACCAGCGCGCCCGTGATTGTCGCCGTGCTGGAAGGCCCGAGCGCGATCGCCGTCGTCCGCAACCTGCTCGGCGCCACGAACGGCATCGAAGCCGCTCCCGGCACGATCCGCGGTGATTTCGGCCTCGACAAGCAGTTCAACCTGGTTCACGCCAGCGACGGCCCCGACACCGCCAGGGCTGAAATCGAGCTGTTCTTCAAGGCCGACGAGTTGGTGCAGTGGAAGCGCGCCGGCGACGCCTGGATCGTCAGCGCCTAGCGCCGCAACAACCACAGGAATTCGACGTTGCCGCCGTGCCCGCGCAACGGGCTGGGCGTCTCGCCGACGACGCGCCAGCCGAGGTCGCAAATGTCCTCGCGCACGAGCGACAGCGTCTCCTCAAGCTTATCGGACGCCAGCACCCCGCGCCGCAGCCAGCCCTTGTCCGCCTCATAGTGCGGCTTGATCAGCGAGATCACCGCCCCCCCGGGCTTCAGGGCCCGCTGTGCGCTGATCAGGATCAGCCGTTGCGGTGTCCAGCCGGCGTCAATCGTGACCAGACCGCATGGCTCTGGCGGCGTCCACGCCAAGGCGTTCGTTCCCTCGCACACCTCGACGCGCGGATCGGAGCGCAATCGCTCGTGCAGGACGCCGACACCGGGCTCAACCGCGAAAACACGCTGCGCGCCGTGGCGCAGCAGGCAGTCGACGAAACCCCCGGCGTGACTGCCGAGATCGGCGCAGACTTGACCGATCACGCGGATATCGAATGCCACGAGCGCGGCGGCAAGTTTGTTTCCGCCACGAGAGACGTATTCGGGTGATGAAGCGCCATCGACCATGGTGATCCGCGCGCCGCGTCCCGCTAGTCAGTCGAAATCACAATCCACTCGCCGGTCGGACGCCGCTGGAGTTCGACCGCCTGCGTGCGGGCCCGCAACCGAAACGGCTGGCCGTCAATCCGCAGCGGTGCGCTGCGCTTGTCGGATAATGGCAGTTCTTCGCGCGTAATCCGCAGCCGCTCGACATTGGTCGTGTCAATATTTAGCGCTCCGCCGGTAATCTGATAGCTCAACCGTGCGGCCCGCGCGTCATCCAGCGGTCGGACAATCTTGAGGAACGCCGGCAACTCCGCCTTCTGCGGCGGCTCGGACTCCTCCGCCTCCGGGGCCTCGGGCTCTGGCGGCGGATCCTCGACGGCCGGCTCCTCGACGACGGGCTCTTCGACAACTTCGGGTGGAATCACCGGGGCGACCTTGGGCGGCGCGCCGCTGACCGCAAAATACACCGCCACCGCGATAATCAGCACCGCCAGCGCGGCGATGAACCCGATCAGCGGATCTCGCGTGGGAGAGTCACTCATACGAATAGCATACCGGGATGCCGGGGCTTGGTTTCGCCGCGCCACCATATGAAAACGCGTCCGAGGTCCGTTCGGACCCCAGACGCGCTCATCGAGTCGTCGAAACCGCGCGGCGCGGGTTCTGCTAAGCGGGGACCATCTGGAGGCCGTTGATCACCCCCGACAGGACGAGCGACAGGATATTCTGAAGCACAATGTCGGCGATGATCGTCCCGCAGCCGCCGGCCTGCAGCAGCACGCCGCCGCTCAGAATCCCCAGCCCCAGCATCTTTGCCCGTCGAATCTTCATGCGGTTCTCCACGTGTCAGATCGTTTTGTCCGGCGCCGGCCATCTGGCGGCCGTGCCGCGTACTATAGCGGTCCCGGCGGTCGCTGACGACACGCCACGTCGGCCCACTATCC harbors:
- a CDS encoding nucleoside-diphosphate kinase; the protein is MERTLIIFKPDTMHRMLVGRILSRFEDKGLRVVGMKLQQSPKSQVEKHYEVHKARPFYQDLVNFMTSAPVIVAVLEGPSAIAVVRNLLGATNGIEAAPGTIRGDFGLDKQFNLVHASDGPDTARAEIELFFKADELVQWKRAGDAWIVSA